The region TTCGTTTCTGGGTACGGGGGAGGCGGCACGCAGCCCGCGACCGTCGACCTCACCGGGTCGTGGAATATAGTGGAGACAATCATTCAGGCCACGGGCGTCTGCGCCGGCAACATTGGCAGGGTGTCGAACTGGAGCTGCGATGCGGTCCAGACCGGCAACGACGTCGACGTCACAGTGACCGCCGGCGACAATGTGGGATCGGTGTTTTCAGGCACTGTCTCGGGCAACGAGATCGACTGGCAGGGGGAGTATGCGAGCGACGGCGGCACGGTAACCGTCACCGGCACCGATATAACTGCTACCGACACGACTTTTGAGGGCACCTCCGACTGGGAATGGACCGACGGCGATGACTCCTGTTCCGGCAAAACGCAGGTCGCCGGCACAAAGGTATTGTAGCCCTCGCGAAGCCAAAACGGCCCCCGATTTCGGGGGCCGTGCTGTGCAGATTCTAGGGGGAGAGGGCATACATGTCGTCAAGAGATTCTCGCACGAGGGAAGGCAGTTCATAATCCACACCGACCGTGTGCTGTGCGCCACCGGTGAGGAGCTCGTCGGCAGCGAGCGGTCCGGGACGAATCGTGCCGGCCCGGAGTTCAAGGGGGCGATGCACGAGCCGATCGCGCAGAGGACCTTCGATGCGGCCTTCAAATCGGGCGTCCGGGTAGGACAGCTGAGGACGAGGCTGGGGATTCCGGGCTGTGAGACCACGGGGCCGGAGGAAGCGGCGAGTGCGCTGCTGGACATCATGAAGGGGCGCTGACCCTGCGAGCGCTACAATTCCAGCACAGGCACAGGCCAGGTTGAGAACGCCGTCATCCGCGCGCTGCAGACGACGTCCGCTCTCTTTCAGATGTTGTTATCGCGCGTTTGCTAAAAAGGTTGCTGAATTATATCGCATCTTCCCCTGAAAGGGATTTGTCCCCGCAGATTCCTTGATAGATTTGACACCTGAGTCGCTCCTTGCTTTTTTTAGCAACATAATCATCAATCGCGCGATAAAAGGTTCACAGGCGAGGAACGCGCAGGAGGGATTACATGCACATAGGACCGCTTACGCTCAGGCCGCCGATGGCATCGCTGGTCGGCCGTCTGGACGTCCTGTTCAACAGGGCGGGGGTGCTTGAGGGAGGCGCTATAATAATGCCCGCCCCGAAGCTGGGCACCGACGGGAGAATATCGTTCAAAAAGAAAGAGACCGAGTACCTCTCTTTGCTCAGGGTCCAGCTTAACGAGTGCGAGGCCCTGGATTCCTACGCCCGTGCGGGCGGGAACCCCCTTGGGGACACCCGCTTCGTGCGCGAGGCGCACGCCGTGGAGTCTGTGTTTTCGATGAGCACCGCCGACATCGCTCGCGCCGCAAAAGGGAGCTCGGCCATGGCGAAAAACGAGTCGGAGATTCAAAAGATCCTGTGGCGCGCCGAACTTCTCAAGGCCAGCACCCTGAGGGAGCTTATGGAGGCGGCGCGGGCGGAGAATCAGAGCAATGTATTGTTCCTCGATAACGGCCTCATCAACAAGGCGGCCCGGGACGCGGCCTATGTCTCGGCGCTGGTCTGGCGCCCCGGGGAAGCGGAAAGATGCTGCGAGTCGGCGCTGTTTTCCATGATGTCCGGGATCCTTTTCATGATCGGAGACACGGAGGAGCCCTCGGAGGTCATAGGTGCTTTTCTCGCCTCCGCATCCCTTTTTTCAGAGGCGGGCATGCACTTCGCGGCCGGGCTGAGTTCGGAGGTGGCCGCGAGCATAGAGATAAGATATTCAAAGGATGCAAAGGGTTCGGGCTCGTCGGTCTTCAGGGCCGCGCAGCGCTGGCTCAAGGCAGCGGTGAAGGTCGGCGACAGCGATCCGGCTGCGCGCCTGGTCGCTGTGCATCGTGGGCTCCTCACCGCCTTCACGGCCGGCGACGACGCCGCGGAGCTGAGGCGCAGGCTCCTCATGTTCTCGGCGGGCATTCACGGCGCGAACGGGCGGCACGATGACGCTGCCAAGGACTATCTGAGGTTGCTCCTGGACAGGGTGACCGCCTCCGGCTGGAGCGTGCATGCGTGGGAGAGTGTGGCCGATCTGCTGGAGATGGCGAGGGCCGCCTACGAGAGGGCCGGTGATCCCGCAGGGATCGTGGCCCCGCTCGAAAGCCTTCAAGACATGTCCCGCGGCATAGCGTCGCACGTGAGCGAAGAGATGGGGCCTCTCGAGAGGGGGGTGGAATCCGACCCGAACGACGAGGTCGTGAGGTGGAGGCGCGCCATTGCCAGGGCCAAGTACGGCGATTTCAAGGGGGCGCTGGCCGACCTCAAGTGGATAGAGATGTCGCACGGGGGCAGCCCCTGGCTCCTCTGCGAGATGGGCCACGTGTATCACCTGCTGGCCGACTATTTCATGGGCATCGGCCGAGTGAGCGAGACGCAGGATTTCCTGAACACCGCGGACAGCTACATGAGCAAGGCCCTGGAGCTGGAGCGCGCCAACGAGCTGGACATCCCCGTGCTGCACGCGAGGCTGGGCGCGCTCTACGCCACCATGGGGAGGATGGATGAGGCGGTCGAGGAGCTGGAGAGGGCGGAGACGATCTCGCCCAGAAGCGGCGAAATAAGGGAATACCTGGACAAGGTCCTGACCCTCGCTGCCAATTCGACCGGCGACGACAACGTCGTCCCCCTGAATCCTTTCCGCAGATAAATCGGCACTCAGGCCTTGGCGAGCATCTCCCTGGTGAGCTTCTTCCCGAGCTCCACGCCGGGCTGATCAAACGGGTTCACCCCGTAGAGCGCTCCAGCGAACGCGGTCGCGGTCTCGTAGGCCATGAAGAACTCCCCCATGTGGCGGGCGTCCACCGCCGGGAAGCTCACTGTCATGCTGGGCCGCCCCTGCGACGCGAGCGCCTTTGTCGTGGCCTGCTGCTCGGCCCTCAGTATCTCGCCCATGTCCTTGCCGTTGAGGTAGGCGTACGCCCCCTCCGCGTCGGAGATGCGCGTTGCCGAGTCGTCGGCGCGGAATCGCTCCACCCCCAGGAACGTGAAGACCTTGTCCCGCGGCCCCTCCATGTAGAGCTGGACCTGCGAGTGCTGGTCGGTCGCTCCGAGCGCCTTGACAGGGGTCGAGCCCTTTCCCTCCTTGCCCAGGCTCTCGGCCCAGAGCTGGGCGTACCAGTCGGAGGCGAGCATGAGCGAGTCGGAGTAGGGGATCATGACGCTTATGTTCTTTCGCTTTTTCGCGTCGAACCAGTGCTGGAACCCGCCTATCCTGTATGCCGGGTTCTCGTCGAGCGTGGCCGCTGAGCAGCGCTTCGCCATGTCGCGCGCGCCCTGGAGCATGGCCTCGATGTCAATGCCGAGGCACGCTGCGGGGAGCAGGCCCACCGAGCAGAGCACGGAGAAGCGGCCGCCGAGCATGGGGGGCACGGGGAACGAATCGAGCCCCTCCTTTTGCACGATCTCGCGGAGCACCCCCCTGGCCGGGTCGGTCACGGCGATGACGTTTTTCTTCCACCGGTCGCCGAGCGCAGCCTTCAGTCGCCCCCTTGCCACGAGGTACTGCGCCGCGGTCTCCGTGGTGCCGCCCGATTTGCTGATCACCATGAAGCAGGTGCGCTCCGCGCCTATGGTGTCGAGGAGCCCTGAGAAGGCGTCGGGGTCGATGTTGTCGCAGACGAATATCCTGGGCTTTCTGCCGCGCGCCTCGCTCGTGCGCAGGTTCCACTGCGCGGGCAGCAGCGCCTGGGCGAGGCAGCGCAGCCCCAGCGCCGAGCCGCCGATCCCGAGCACGACCAGGTTCTCGAAGCGGGATGCGATCTCCGAGGCCTTGTCCGCGATCCCCCGCGTGAGGTCAGGGTCGTTCACCACGTCGAAGAATATGGCCTCCCTGCTCTCGCGCCAGCCGTTGAACTTCTGGTGGGCCCCCTTTGCGGACTCCGCCAGGGCGGAGATGTCGTTTGCGGTCAGGCCGTCGCTTTGGCCCACCGAGTCCGCCATTAGATTGGAAAAGTCGAATTTGAGCATGATACCCCCTCGTGACACGTGACCCGTAACAAGTGACCGGTGACTAACCCTGGTTTGACTTCAGGATATCCTTCATAACCTCGATCACGTCGAGCAGGGCCATCTTGAGCGAGGAGAACTCCTGCATGGGATGGCCCTTTGCGGTGATCTGCCCCACGATGCGATCGAGCCTTTCGATAAGATCCTCTCTCTTCATCTTCATCTCCCTCTCCCTCATATCCACACGCTCTTTCGCCTCGCGAGCTCACGATCGAGCGTCAGCTGGATGGTCTCCTTTATCCGATCGGCCATGGCCTGCACAAGCCTTTCTTTATCCGCGTCGCGCGCGGAGTATTTTTTGAACGACACCGGTTTTCCAAAGACGATCTTCCATTTGCTCGGGAGCGGCACGAGCCCCAGCGGCCCCAGCCACGGGAAGGTGGGGGTGAACGGGA is a window of Pseudomonadota bacterium DNA encoding:
- a CDS encoding glucose-6-phosphate isomerase, which translates into the protein MLKFDFSNLMADSVGQSDGLTANDISALAESAKGAHQKFNGWRESREAIFFDVVNDPDLTRGIADKASEIASRFENLVVLGIGGSALGLRCLAQALLPAQWNLRTSEARGRKPRIFVCDNIDPDAFSGLLDTIGAERTCFMVISKSGGTTETAAQYLVARGRLKAALGDRWKKNVIAVTDPARGVLREIVQKEGLDSFPVPPMLGGRFSVLCSVGLLPAACLGIDIEAMLQGARDMAKRCSAATLDENPAYRIGGFQHWFDAKKRKNISVMIPYSDSLMLASDWYAQLWAESLGKEGKGSTPVKALGATDQHSQVQLYMEGPRDKVFTFLGVERFRADDSATRISDAEGAYAYLNGKDMGEILRAEQQATTKALASQGRPSMTVSFPAVDARHMGEFFMAYETATAFAGALYGVNPFDQPGVELGKKLTREMLAKA